A single window of Mycolicibacterium aurum DNA harbors:
- a CDS encoding ABC transporter substrate-binding protein, producing the protein MSDLRVGVAYPNPPFNAIPGQTGLDIEVMTALAAAIGERAEFITFEGADFDGIFDRLDAGDYDCVIAGTTVTPERQRRARFLPAYLISGQALAVDTSRLPHVHSVDDLAGLTVGVQRGNTSEAVADGLVADGKAARVRVYEYGAVSTAIADLVAGGCDAMLALAPVLAELVRAAHRVSPGVAVVQRGLSVEEIAVAVNPGDQALLARLQVAQAELEDNGTLQRIRRKWLGNPYVDQSVGML; encoded by the coding sequence ATGAGCGATTTGCGGGTCGGGGTGGCGTATCCGAACCCGCCGTTCAACGCGATCCCCGGTCAGACCGGCCTGGACATCGAGGTGATGACCGCGCTGGCCGCCGCGATCGGCGAACGGGCCGAGTTCATCACATTCGAGGGCGCCGATTTTGACGGCATCTTCGACCGCCTCGACGCGGGCGACTACGACTGCGTCATCGCCGGTACGACCGTCACCCCCGAGCGGCAGCGGCGGGCCAGGTTCCTGCCGGCGTACCTGATCTCCGGACAGGCCCTGGCCGTGGACACCTCCCGGCTGCCGCACGTGCACTCCGTCGACGACCTTGCCGGCCTGACCGTCGGGGTGCAGCGGGGCAACACCAGCGAAGCGGTCGCCGACGGCCTCGTCGCCGACGGCAAGGCGGCGCGTGTACGGGTCTACGAGTACGGCGCGGTGAGCACCGCGATCGCCGACCTGGTTGCCGGCGGCTGCGACGCGATGCTTGCGCTCGCGCCGGTGCTGGCCGAACTCGTCAGGGCCGCTCACCGTGTCAGCCCAGGAGTCGCGGTGGTCCAGCGCGGCCTGTCGGTGGAAGAGATCGCGGTCGCCGTTAATCCCGGCGATCAGGCGCTTCTGGCGCGTCTGCAGGTCGCGCAGGCCGAGCTGGAAGACAACGGCACACTGCAGCGCATTCGCCGCAAATGGCTCGGCAACCCCTACGTCGACCAAAGCGTGGGAATGCTCTAG
- the gap gene encoding type I glyceraldehyde-3-phosphate dehydrogenase: MTIRVGVNGFGRIGRNFFRALDAQKAEGKNTDIEIVAVNDLTDNASLAHLLKFDSILGRLPYDVSLEGDDTIVVGNVKIKALEVKEGPSALPWGDLGVDVVVESTGIFTARAKAQGHLDAGAKKVIISAPASDEDITIVLGVNDDKYDGSQNIISNASCTTNCLGPLAKVLNDEFGIVKGLMTTVHAYTQDQNLQDGPHKDLRRARAAALNIVPTSTGAAKAIGLVLPELKGKLDGYALRVPIPTGSCTDLTAELAKPGTAAEINAAMKAAADGPLKGILKYYDAPIVSSDIVTDPHSSIFDAGLTKVIDNQAKVVSWYDNEWGYSNRLVDLVGLVGKSL, translated from the coding sequence GTGACGATCCGGGTAGGCGTGAACGGCTTCGGCCGCATCGGACGCAACTTCTTCCGCGCGCTGGACGCGCAGAAGGCCGAAGGCAAGAACACCGACATCGAGATCGTGGCGGTCAACGACCTCACCGATAACGCCTCGTTGGCGCACCTGCTCAAATTCGACTCGATCCTCGGCCGGCTGCCCTACGACGTCAGCCTCGAGGGCGACGACACCATCGTCGTCGGCAACGTCAAGATCAAGGCACTCGAGGTCAAGGAAGGGCCCTCGGCCCTGCCCTGGGGCGACCTCGGTGTCGACGTCGTCGTCGAGTCCACCGGCATCTTCACCGCCCGCGCCAAGGCGCAGGGCCACCTCGACGCCGGCGCCAAGAAGGTCATCATCTCGGCGCCTGCCAGCGACGAGGACATCACCATCGTGCTCGGCGTCAACGACGACAAGTACGACGGCAGCCAGAACATCATCTCCAACGCCTCGTGCACCACGAACTGTCTCGGCCCGCTGGCCAAGGTGCTCAACGACGAGTTCGGCATCGTCAAGGGCCTGATGACCACCGTGCACGCCTACACGCAGGACCAGAACCTGCAGGACGGTCCGCATAAGGATCTGCGCCGCGCCCGCGCCGCCGCGCTCAACATCGTGCCCACGTCCACCGGTGCCGCCAAGGCGATCGGCCTGGTACTGCCCGAGCTCAAGGGCAAGCTGGACGGCTACGCGTTGCGGGTACCGATCCCCACCGGCTCGTGCACCGACCTGACGGCCGAGCTGGCGAAGCCGGGCACCGCCGCCGAGATCAACGCGGCCATGAAGGCGGCGGCCGACGGACCCCTCAAGGGCATTCTCAAGTACTACGACGCACCCATCGTCTCCAGCGACATCGTCACCGATCCGCACAGCTCGATCTTCGACGCGGGCCTGACCAAGGTCATCGACAATCAGGCCAAGGTCGTCTCCTGGTACGACAACGAGTGGGGCTACTCCAACCGTCTCGTGGACCTGGTCGGCCTCGTCGGTAAGTCGCTCTAA
- a CDS encoding phosphoglycerate kinase, with the protein MGIKSLSDLLSEGVAGRGVLVRSDLNVPLDDDGHISDPGRIIASVPTLKALSDAGAKVVVTAHLGRPKGEPDPKFSLAPVAKALSEQLGRHVQLAGDVVGSDALARSEGLTDGDILLLENIRFDARETSKDDAERAKLAKALVELVDSPGGPTPAFVSDGFGVVHRKQASVYDVATLLPHYAGILVDAEIKVLAQLTEADERPYAVVLGGSKVSDKLAVIESLATKADSLIIGGGMCFTFLAAQGFSVGGSLLEESMIDTCRKLLDTYADVLHLPVDIVVAEKFAADSPAETVAADKIPDGKMGLDIGPESVKRFAALLSNAKTVFWNGPMGVFEFPAFAAGTKGVAEAIIGATAKGAFSVVGGGDSAAAVRQLGLPDDGFSHISTGGGASLEYLEGKELPGIRVLE; encoded by the coding sequence ATGGGGATCAAGTCACTGTCCGACCTTCTCTCCGAGGGCGTAGCGGGGCGGGGCGTGCTGGTGCGCTCCGACCTGAACGTCCCCCTCGATGACGACGGCCACATTTCCGACCCGGGCCGCATCATCGCTTCCGTGCCGACGCTGAAAGCGTTGAGCGACGCCGGCGCCAAGGTCGTCGTCACCGCGCACCTCGGCAGGCCCAAAGGCGAGCCGGATCCCAAGTTCTCGCTCGCCCCGGTCGCCAAAGCGCTGAGCGAGCAGCTGGGACGGCACGTCCAGCTGGCCGGCGACGTCGTCGGCAGCGACGCACTGGCCCGATCCGAAGGGCTGACCGACGGCGACATCCTGCTGCTGGAGAACATCCGCTTCGACGCCCGCGAGACCAGCAAGGACGACGCGGAACGGGCCAAGCTGGCGAAAGCGCTCGTCGAGCTCGTCGACTCACCCGGTGGGCCGACGCCGGCGTTCGTGTCCGACGGGTTCGGTGTGGTGCACCGCAAGCAGGCATCGGTGTATGACGTCGCCACCCTGCTGCCGCACTACGCGGGCATCCTGGTCGACGCCGAGATCAAGGTGCTGGCACAGCTGACCGAGGCAGACGAGCGTCCCTACGCGGTGGTGCTGGGCGGCTCCAAGGTGTCGGACAAGCTCGCGGTGATCGAGAGCCTGGCGACCAAGGCCGACAGTCTGATCATCGGCGGCGGGATGTGCTTCACCTTCCTTGCTGCACAGGGCTTTTCGGTGGGCGGCTCGCTGCTCGAAGAGAGCATGATCGACACGTGTCGCAAGCTGCTCGACACCTACGCCGACGTGTTGCATCTGCCGGTCGACATCGTGGTGGCCGAGAAGTTCGCCGCCGACTCACCGGCCGAGACGGTGGCCGCGGACAAGATCCCCGACGGCAAGATGGGCCTCGACATCGGCCCGGAATCGGTGAAGCGGTTCGCCGCGCTGCTGTCGAACGCCAAGACGGTGTTCTGGAACGGCCCGATGGGCGTGTTCGAGTTCCCGGCGTTCGCGGCGGGCACCAAGGGCGTCGCCGAGGCGATCATCGGAGCCACCGCCAAGGGCGCGTTCAGCGTCGTCGGCGGCGGCGACTCGGCCGCCGCGGTGCGTCAGCTCGGTCTGCCCGACGACGGTTTCTCGCACATTTCCACCGGTGGCGGGGCGTCGCTGGAATACCTTGAGGGCAAAGAGCTGCCCGGTATCCGAGTACTCGAGTAG
- the tpiA gene encoding triose-phosphate isomerase: MSRKPLIAGNWKMNLNHFEAIALVQKIAFSLPDKYFDKVDVTVLPPFTDLRSVQTLVDGDKLRLTYGAQDVSQHDSGAYTGEISGAFLAKLGCTFAVVGHSERRTYHNEDDGLVAAKALAAFKHGLTPIVCIGEQLEVREAGNHVDFNVNSLRGSVAGLSAEQIGQAVIAYEPVWAIGTGRVASAADAQEVCKAIRDELGNLASPEIAAGVRVLYGGSVNAKNVGEIVGQADVDGALVGGASLDGEQFATLSAIAAGGPLP, from the coding sequence TTGTCCCGTAAGCCGCTGATCGCCGGCAACTGGAAGATGAACCTGAACCACTTCGAGGCGATCGCGTTGGTGCAGAAGATCGCGTTCTCGTTGCCGGACAAGTACTTCGACAAGGTCGACGTCACCGTCCTACCGCCGTTCACCGATCTGCGGAGCGTGCAGACGCTGGTCGACGGCGACAAGCTGCGGCTCACCTACGGTGCCCAGGACGTGTCCCAGCACGACTCCGGCGCGTACACCGGTGAGATCAGCGGGGCGTTCCTGGCCAAGCTCGGATGCACGTTCGCCGTGGTCGGGCACTCGGAGCGGCGGACGTACCACAACGAGGACGACGGCCTCGTCGCCGCGAAGGCGCTCGCCGCGTTCAAGCACGGGCTGACCCCGATCGTGTGCATCGGCGAGCAGCTGGAGGTGCGTGAGGCCGGAAATCACGTCGACTTCAATGTGAACTCGCTGCGGGGCTCGGTGGCGGGGCTGTCGGCCGAGCAGATCGGCCAGGCCGTCATCGCCTACGAGCCGGTCTGGGCGATCGGCACCGGCCGGGTCGCCAGTGCCGCCGACGCGCAGGAAGTGTGTAAGGCGATCAGGGACGAACTGGGGAACCTCGCCTCGCCCGAGATCGCCGCGGGCGTACGGGTGCTCTACGGCGGCTCGGTGAACGCCAAGAACGTCGGCGAGATCGTCGGACAGGCCGATGTGGACGGCGCACTGGTCGGCGGTGCGTCGCTGGACGGCGAGCAGTTCGCCACGCTGTCGGCCATCGCGGCCGGCGGTCCGCTTCCGTGA
- the secG gene encoding preprotein translocase subunit SecG, with protein MQLALQITLVITSVLIVLLVLLHRAKGGGLSSLFGGGVQSSLSGSTVVEKNLDRVTMFVTGIWVVSIVGMALSIKYGV; from the coding sequence ATGCAATTGGCTCTGCAGATCACCCTGGTCATCACCAGTGTGCTGATCGTGCTCCTGGTCCTGCTGCATCGCGCCAAGGGTGGCGGTCTGTCCAGCCTGTTCGGCGGCGGTGTGCAGTCCAGCCTGTCCGGTTCCACCGTGGTGGAGAAGAACCTCGACCGGGTGACGATGTTCGTCACGGGCATCTGGGTCGTCTCCATCGTCGGCATGGCTCTGTCCATCAAGTACGGCGTCTAG
- the ppc gene encoding phosphoenolpyruvate carboxylase: protein MAQAPDTTLEPFGAVQRTQVGREATEPMREDIRLLGTILGDTVREQNGDEVFDLVERARVEAFRVRRSEIDRADLAELFRDVDVHRAIPVIRAFTHFALLANVAEDIHRERRRAIHQKKDAPPQNSSLAATYLKLDTADLDPDTVADALVGALVSPVITAHPTETRRRTVFDTQHRITELMRLRLHGHSTTGDGRDVEHELRRHILTLWQTALIRLSRLKIQDEIETGLRYYQAAFFEVIPQVNAEVRAALQARWPEANVLADPILRPGSWIGGDRDGNPNVTAEVVRLATGSAAYTAISHYFVELTALEQELSMSVRLVHTSDALAALADACHEPARADEPYRRALRVAHARLTATARQILDRQPEHELDLGMDPYVEPGELLDDLDAIDESLRANGSAVLADDRLARLREAVRVFGFHLSGLDLRQNSDVHEEVIAELLAWAGVHPDYASLSEDERVEILAAELATRRPLTGPAAQLSELARKELDIVAAAARAVHVFGPQAVPNYIISMCQSVSDMLEAAILLKEAGLLDASAEEPYAPVGIVPLFETIDDLQRGSAILEAVLDLPLYRAVVAARGDSQEVMLGYSDSNKDGGYLAANWALYRAELDLVESARKTGIRLRLFHGRGGTVGRGGGPSYDAILAQPPGAVRGSLRITEQGEIIAAKYAEPRIAHRNLETLVAATLESTLLDVEGLGDAAEPAYEVLDDLAARAQRAYSDLVHETPGFVEYFKASTPVSEIGALNIGSRPTSRKPTTSISDLRAIPWVLAWSQSRVMLPGWYGTGTAFEEYIGEGPDREARLEVLQDLYRRWPFFATVLSNMAQVLAKSDLGLAARYAELVEDEALRRRVFDKIADEHERTIRMHKLITGQDDLLADNPSLARSVFNRFPYLEPLNHLQVELLRRYRSGDDDELVQRGILLTMSGLATALRNSG from the coding sequence ATGGCTCAGGCACCCGACACCACCCTTGAACCGTTCGGAGCCGTCCAGCGCACCCAGGTCGGTCGGGAAGCCACCGAACCGATGCGCGAGGACATTCGGTTACTGGGCACCATCCTCGGAGACACCGTCCGCGAGCAGAACGGCGACGAGGTATTCGACCTCGTCGAACGCGCCCGGGTCGAAGCCTTCCGGGTGCGTCGCTCCGAGATCGACCGCGCGGACCTGGCCGAGCTGTTCCGCGACGTCGACGTCCATCGGGCGATCCCGGTCATCCGCGCATTCACGCATTTCGCGCTGCTGGCCAACGTGGCCGAGGACATCCACCGGGAGCGGCGCCGCGCGATCCACCAGAAGAAGGACGCACCGCCGCAGAACAGCAGTCTCGCCGCCACGTATCTGAAGCTCGACACCGCCGATCTGGACCCGGACACCGTGGCCGACGCGCTGGTCGGGGCGCTGGTCTCCCCGGTGATCACCGCGCACCCGACCGAGACGCGACGCCGCACCGTGTTCGACACCCAGCACCGCATCACCGAGCTGATGCGTCTTCGGCTGCACGGCCACAGCACGACGGGCGACGGCCGTGATGTCGAACACGAACTTCGTCGCCATATCCTCACGCTGTGGCAGACCGCGCTGATCCGGTTGTCCCGCTTGAAGATCCAGGACGAGATCGAGACCGGCCTGCGCTACTACCAGGCGGCGTTCTTCGAGGTGATCCCCCAGGTCAACGCCGAGGTGCGGGCGGCGCTGCAGGCACGCTGGCCGGAGGCCAATGTGCTGGCAGATCCGATCCTGAGGCCCGGTTCGTGGATCGGCGGTGATCGCGACGGCAACCCCAACGTCACGGCCGAGGTGGTCCGGCTCGCCACCGGCAGCGCCGCATACACCGCGATCTCGCACTACTTCGTCGAGCTCACTGCGCTGGAGCAGGAGCTCTCGATGTCGGTGCGGCTGGTGCACACCAGCGACGCGCTGGCCGCACTGGCCGACGCCTGCCACGAGCCTGCCCGCGCCGACGAACCGTACCGCCGTGCGCTGCGCGTCGCGCATGCACGCCTGACCGCGACCGCACGGCAGATCCTGGACCGGCAACCCGAGCACGAACTCGATCTCGGCATGGACCCCTACGTCGAACCGGGTGAACTGCTCGACGACCTCGACGCCATCGACGAGTCACTGCGGGCCAACGGCAGCGCCGTACTGGCCGACGACAGGTTGGCGCGACTGCGGGAAGCCGTGCGCGTCTTCGGGTTTCACCTGTCCGGGCTGGATCTGCGCCAGAACTCCGACGTGCACGAAGAGGTCATCGCCGAGCTGTTGGCGTGGGCGGGGGTGCATCCGGACTATGCGTCGCTGAGCGAGGACGAGCGTGTCGAGATCCTGGCGGCCGAGCTGGCGACGCGGCGTCCGCTGACCGGTCCGGCGGCGCAACTGTCCGAGCTCGCCCGCAAGGAGCTCGATATCGTGGCCGCCGCTGCGCGGGCGGTGCACGTGTTCGGGCCGCAGGCGGTGCCGAACTACATCATCTCGATGTGCCAGTCCGTGTCGGACATGCTCGAGGCCGCGATCCTGCTCAAGGAGGCGGGCCTGCTGGACGCGTCGGCCGAGGAACCGTATGCACCTGTCGGGATCGTGCCGTTGTTCGAGACCATCGACGATCTTCAGCGTGGTTCCGCGATTCTCGAAGCGGTGCTGGACCTTCCGCTGTACCGGGCCGTGGTCGCGGCCCGCGGTGACAGCCAGGAGGTGATGCTCGGCTACTCGGACTCGAACAAGGACGGCGGCTACCTGGCCGCGAACTGGGCGCTGTACCGCGCGGAGCTCGACCTGGTGGAGTCGGCCCGCAAGACCGGGATCCGGCTGCGGTTGTTCCACGGCCGTGGCGGCACCGTCGGCCGTGGTGGCGGCCCGAGCTACGACGCCATTCTCGCCCAGCCGCCCGGCGCGGTGCGGGGCTCGCTGCGCATCACCGAGCAGGGCGAGATCATCGCCGCGAAGTACGCCGAACCGCGGATCGCGCACCGCAATCTGGAGACGCTGGTCGCGGCCACGCTCGAGTCGACGCTGCTCGATGTCGAGGGCCTCGGTGACGCGGCCGAACCGGCCTATGAGGTGCTCGACGATCTTGCGGCGCGGGCGCAGCGCGCCTACTCCGACCTCGTGCACGAGACCCCGGGTTTTGTGGAGTACTTCAAGGCGTCGACGCCGGTCAGCGAGATCGGGGCGCTGAACATCGGCAGCAGGCCCACCTCGCGCAAGCCGACGACGTCGATCTCGGATCTGCGGGCCATTCCGTGGGTGCTGGCGTGGAGCCAGTCGCGGGTGATGCTGCCGGGCTGGTACGGCACCGGGACCGCGTTCGAGGAGTACATCGGGGAAGGTCCGGACAGGGAAGCCCGGCTGGAGGTGCTGCAGGACCTTTACCGGCGCTGGCCTTTCTTCGCCACGGTGCTGTCGAACATGGCTCAGGTGCTGGCGAAATCGGATCTGGGTCTGGCTGCCCGCTACGCCGAGCTCGTCGAGGACGAAGCGCTGCGCCGGCGGGTGTTCGACAAGATCGCCGACGAACACGAGCGCACGATCCGGATGCACAAACTGATCACCGGCCAGGACGACCTGTTGGCCGACAACCCGTCGCTGGCCCGGTCGGTGTTCAACCGCTTCCCATACCTGGAGCCGCTCAACCATTTACAGGTGGAGCTGCTACGGCGTTACCGGTCGGGTGACGACGACGAACTCGTCCAGCGCGGCATTCTGCTGACGATGAGCGGGCTGGCTACCGCACTGCGCAATAGCGGATAG
- a CDS encoding cytochrome P450 family protein, with amino-acid sequence MTDSVPTPAPPYAQDTGLPWDVTVDDAVAAIGDARRRHGDTFAVHSGTDRYLFTFSPAGVEAFYALPEQMASKGVADYLMLRRKLPDEIFDGRRTLPTSLFRRDDVAGYLDNLTTALDSTAAELGSEGSVELFALTRRLGHRMGLASWAGPGSAEGDAFERLVRDFDVLDGADAFVHPETMADVAASGKRAENAALEDIVDVIGSAITRHGETAGDDISLFARIVDTWSDESSARRLRGIALDVALIHIASMSNLMAALGWALVDLLTHPADGARVADGDLEWTQKCALESIRLAQRSIMARTVLEPVDLDTGAVTYRVPPGWTVATLLPLLNTSATTELGQWRPDRWQGHRLRERAGLLSPTLVTTFGHGRHSCPAQPFSLTAMSTAMTYLLGRYDMTPGWTSYPRPVAAQIGGVARAADPCAIRYCAVR; translated from the coding sequence GTGACCGACAGCGTCCCCACCCCCGCACCGCCGTACGCGCAGGACACCGGCCTGCCGTGGGATGTGACCGTGGACGACGCGGTGGCCGCGATCGGCGACGCACGCCGCCGCCACGGCGACACCTTCGCCGTCCACAGCGGCACCGACCGCTACCTGTTCACGTTCTCCCCCGCCGGCGTCGAAGCGTTCTACGCGCTGCCCGAACAGATGGCCAGCAAGGGCGTCGCGGACTATCTGATGCTGCGCCGCAAGCTACCCGACGAGATCTTCGACGGCAGAAGAACATTGCCCACATCTCTGTTTCGCCGGGACGACGTCGCCGGGTATCTCGACAACCTGACGACGGCGCTCGACTCGACCGCCGCGGAACTCGGCAGCGAGGGCAGCGTGGAGCTCTTCGCCCTGACCAGACGGCTCGGCCACCGGATGGGGCTGGCTTCGTGGGCGGGCCCGGGTTCAGCGGAGGGCGACGCGTTCGAACGGCTGGTGCGGGACTTCGACGTCCTGGACGGGGCGGACGCGTTCGTTCACCCCGAGACGATGGCCGACGTCGCCGCGAGCGGCAAGCGGGCCGAGAACGCGGCGCTGGAGGACATCGTCGACGTGATCGGATCTGCGATCACCCGGCACGGCGAGACCGCCGGTGACGACATATCGCTGTTCGCCCGGATCGTCGACACGTGGTCCGACGAGAGCTCCGCGCGCCGGCTACGCGGCATCGCGCTCGACGTGGCCCTCATCCACATCGCCTCGATGTCGAACCTGATGGCCGCCCTGGGTTGGGCCCTCGTCGATCTCCTCACACACCCGGCCGATGGCGCCCGCGTCGCCGACGGCGACCTGGAGTGGACGCAGAAGTGTGCGCTGGAAAGCATCCGGCTGGCGCAACGCTCGATCATGGCGCGAACCGTGCTGGAGCCCGTGGACCTCGACACCGGCGCGGTGACCTACCGGGTTCCGCCGGGATGGACGGTCGCCACGCTGCTGCCGCTGCTCAACACCTCGGCCACCACGGAGTTGGGTCAATGGCGTCCCGACCGATGGCAGGGCCACCGGCTCCGAGAGCGTGCCGGGCTGCTGTCGCCCACCCTGGTCACCACGTTCGGTCACGGCAGGCATTCCTGCCCCGCGCAACCCTTCTCGCTGACCGCCATGTCCACCGCCATGACGTATCTGCTGGGCCGCTACGACATGACGCCGGGCTGGACCAGCTATCCGCGGCCGGTCGCCGCCCAGATCGGCGGAGTGGCACGGGCCGCAGATCCCTGCGCTATCCGCTATTGCGCAGTGCGGTAG
- a CDS encoding DUF6632 domain-containing protein: protein MASGTRYRLLQIALVVFGAVMLVLYPLAVVWPSGWAWHHGAPHESDYFMMIVGVYAVLGIFLCLAARRPEANTSLIWFTVWSSVVHAAIMAVQSFGDGGRHTGHLWGDVPALLLVAVVLSVLVSSSPERRSSS from the coding sequence ATGGCGTCCGGAACCCGATACCGATTACTTCAGATCGCGCTCGTCGTGTTCGGCGCGGTCATGCTGGTGCTCTACCCGCTGGCGGTGGTCTGGCCCTCGGGCTGGGCATGGCACCACGGGGCACCCCACGAGTCCGACTACTTCATGATGATCGTCGGCGTGTACGCGGTGCTGGGCATCTTCCTGTGCCTCGCGGCGCGTCGCCCCGAAGCGAATACGAGCCTGATCTGGTTCACGGTGTGGTCGAGCGTCGTCCATGCCGCGATCATGGCGGTGCAATCGTTCGGCGACGGGGGCCGGCACACCGGACACCTGTGGGGAGACGTGCCGGCGCTGCTGCTGGTGGCGGTGGTTCTGTCGGTGCTGGTCTCGTCGAGCCCCGAACGACGCAGCAGCAGTTAG
- the pgl gene encoding 6-phosphogluconolactonase, producing MTPTIEKYPDTEALVTAAGDRLVGAILDAVAARGEAAIVLTGGGTGIGLLKRVGERSGEIDWAKVHIYWGDERFVPADDDERNDKQAREALLDHVGIPDTNVHAIAATDGEFGDDLEAAAQGYSEVVIGNMQTTGPRFDVHLLGMGPEGHVNSLFPDTDAVKETERWVVGVTDSPKPPPRRVTLTLPAIARSREVWLVVSGEGKADAVAAAVGGADPVDIPAAGAVGSEATVWLLDEAAASKL from the coding sequence ATGACCCCGACGATCGAGAAGTACCCGGATACCGAGGCGCTGGTCACCGCCGCAGGGGATCGGCTGGTGGGCGCCATCCTCGACGCCGTCGCCGCGCGCGGTGAGGCGGCCATCGTTCTCACCGGCGGCGGTACCGGCATCGGCCTGCTGAAACGGGTCGGCGAGCGCAGTGGCGAGATCGACTGGGCCAAGGTGCACATCTACTGGGGCGACGAACGCTTCGTGCCCGCCGATGACGATGAGCGCAACGACAAGCAGGCGCGCGAAGCGCTGCTCGACCATGTCGGCATTCCGGACACGAACGTGCACGCGATCGCCGCGACGGACGGCGAGTTCGGTGACGACCTCGAGGCCGCCGCGCAGGGGTACTCCGAGGTGGTCATCGGGAACATGCAGACCACCGGACCCCGATTCGATGTGCACCTGTTGGGTATGGGCCCGGAGGGCCACGTCAACTCGTTGTTCCCCGACACCGACGCCGTGAAGGAGACCGAGCGGTGGGTCGTGGGCGTCACCGACTCCCCCAAGCCGCCACCGCGGCGGGTCACGCTGACACTGCCCGCGATCGCCCGTTCACGCGAGGTGTGGCTGGTCGTGTCCGGCGAGGGCAAAGCCGACGCGGTCGCCGCGGCCGTGGGCGGCGCCGACCCGGTCGACATCCCCGCGGCGGGAGCAGTCGGGTCCGAGGCCACCGTGTGGCTGCTCGACGAGGCCGCGGCCTCGAAACTCTAA
- the opcA gene encoding glucose-6-phosphate dehydrogenase assembly protein OpcA translates to MIVDLPDSTTDVINKKIVALREEGGAITLGRVLTLVIAPDTEALLEDSIEAANAASREHPCRVIVVTPGDRLAGEARLDAQLRVGRDAGANEVVVLRLSGPLAKHASSVVTPFLLPDTPVVTWWPDVAPAVPAEDPLGRLAIRRITDATNGPDPLESIKSRLKGYTSGDTDLAWSRITYWRALLTSAVDQAPHEPVTSALVSGLKTEPALDILAGWLASRIDGEVRREVGELKVELVRPSETIVLSRPQDGITATITRTAKPDALVPLARRETRECLAEDMRRLDPDEIYHEALAGLDKVVYG, encoded by the coding sequence ATGATCGTCGACCTGCCCGACAGCACCACCGACGTCATCAACAAGAAGATCGTGGCACTGCGCGAAGAGGGGGGTGCGATCACCCTCGGCCGCGTGCTGACGCTGGTCATCGCGCCGGATACCGAAGCGCTGCTGGAGGATTCGATCGAGGCGGCCAACGCGGCGAGCCGGGAACATCCGTGCCGGGTCATCGTGGTGACCCCCGGTGACCGGCTGGCCGGCGAAGCCCGGCTGGACGCGCAGCTGCGGGTCGGCAGGGACGCCGGGGCCAACGAGGTGGTGGTCCTGCGCCTGTCCGGACCGCTCGCCAAGCACGCCAGCAGCGTGGTGACCCCGTTCCTGCTGCCCGACACCCCCGTGGTGACGTGGTGGCCCGACGTCGCGCCCGCCGTCCCGGCCGAAGATCCCCTGGGCAGGCTGGCGATTCGCCGGATCACGGATGCGACGAACGGTCCCGATCCCCTCGAGTCGATCAAGAGCCGTCTCAAGGGATACACCTCCGGTGACACCGACCTGGCCTGGAGCCGTATCACCTACTGGCGGGCGTTGCTGACATCGGCGGTGGACCAGGCACCGCACGAACCGGTGACCTCGGCACTGGTGTCGGGGCTGAAGACCGAACCCGCGCTGGACATCCTGGCCGGCTGGCTGGCCAGTCGCATCGACGGCGAGGTGCGGCGAGAGGTCGGCGAACTCAAGGTCGAGTTGGTGCGCCCCAGCGAAACCATCGTCCTGAGCCGCCCGCAGGACGGCATCACCGCGACGATCACCCGCACGGCCAAGCCGGACGCTCTGGTTCCGTTGGCGCGCAGGGAGACCCGGGAATGCCTGGCCGAGGACATGCGGCGGCTCGACCCCGACGAGATCTACCACGAAGCGCTCGCAGGCCTGGACAAGGTGGTGTACGGATGA